A genomic window from Acidobacteriota bacterium includes:
- a CDS encoding TetR/AcrR family transcriptional regulator — protein sequence MSSRRVSKTDVVADFRRGQILAAARDSLERRGVSETTVDGIARAAGLAKGTVYLYYRSKDEILAQLLTRDLGELQDATLPVITGAEPLDRRLREYLEATLTFFDERREFIEHCQFEISPDVRQKARHTLGRVFAAQVQAWEAALQHATPRTAVAASRRTAIARAIVSLAHGLTIHRIRGWHAGSIDEIASAAASLLWQGLARR from the coding sequence ATGAGTTCACGCCGAGTCAGCAAGACCGATGTCGTGGCCGACTTCCGGCGCGGCCAGATCCTCGCGGCCGCGCGCGACAGCCTGGAGCGGCGCGGCGTGTCCGAGACGACGGTGGACGGCATCGCCCGGGCGGCGGGGCTGGCGAAGGGCACGGTCTACCTCTACTACCGGTCGAAGGACGAAATCCTCGCGCAACTGTTGACGCGCGACCTCGGGGAATTGCAGGACGCGACCTTGCCCGTCATCACCGGAGCGGAGCCGCTCGATCGCCGGCTGCGCGAGTACCTCGAAGCAACGCTGACGTTCTTCGACGAGCGGCGCGAGTTCATCGAGCACTGCCAGTTCGAGATCAGCCCCGACGTCCGGCAGAAAGCGCGGCACACGCTCGGCCGGGTCTTCGCCGCTCAGGTCCAGGCGTGGGAAGCCGCGCTCCAACACGCCACGCCGCGCACGGCCGTCGCCGCGAGCCGGCGCACGGCGATCGCCAGGGCCATCGTGAGCCTCGCGCACGGCCTGACCATCCATCGCATCCGAGGCTGGCACGCCGGCAGCATCGACGAGATCGCCAGTGCCGCCGCATCGCTCCTCTGGCAAGGACTCGCCCGCCGATGA
- the rfbD gene encoding dTDP-4-dehydrorhamnose reductase yields the protein MRVLVLGAAGQLGAAMVHGLGRRDEVVGLTRAELDLTSPNVRRVVADLRPDAIVNCSAYNAVDAAEEHPLDALATNAFAVRTLARAAEDLGAVLVHYSTDFVFDGETDVPYDETDAPNPRSTYGSSKLLGEWFAAAAPRHYVLRVESLFGGPAARSSVDRIANGIRTGTEVRAFSDRVVSPSYVDDVVRATESLLQQASPYGLYHCVNTGWTTWLDLAREAAVQLGRPEAAIVPIRMAEAGLAAGRPRFAALSNAKLAGVGIVMPTWQDALGRYLRGGA from the coding sequence ATGAGAGTGCTGGTGCTCGGCGCCGCCGGTCAGCTCGGAGCCGCGATGGTGCACGGCCTCGGGCGGCGCGACGAGGTCGTCGGGTTGACGCGGGCCGAGCTCGATCTGACGAGCCCGAACGTGCGGCGTGTCGTCGCAGACCTCCGTCCGGACGCGATCGTCAACTGCTCCGCGTACAACGCCGTCGATGCCGCGGAGGAGCACCCGCTGGATGCGCTCGCGACCAACGCGTTCGCGGTGCGCACGCTGGCGCGCGCGGCCGAGGACCTCGGCGCGGTGCTGGTCCACTACAGCACCGACTTCGTGTTCGACGGCGAGACGGACGTGCCGTACGACGAGACCGACGCCCCCAATCCGCGGAGCACGTACGGGTCGTCGAAGCTGCTCGGCGAGTGGTTCGCCGCGGCGGCGCCCCGGCACTACGTCTTGCGCGTCGAGAGCCTGTTCGGCGGACCGGCCGCGCGCAGCAGCGTGGACCGCATCGCAAATGGGATCAGGACCGGCACCGAAGTACGGGCGTTCTCCGATCGCGTCGTCTCGCCGAGCTACGTCGACGACGTCGTGCGGGCGACCGAAAGCCTGCTGCAGCAGGCATCCCCGTACGGCTTGTACCACTGCGTGAACACGGGGTGGACGACGTGGCTCGATCTGGCGCGCGAAGCCGCCGTCCAGCTCGGCCGCCCGGAGGCGGCGATCGTGCCGATACGAATGGCCGAGGCCGGGCTCGCCGCCGGCCGCCCGAGATTCGCCGCGCTGTCGAACGCCAAGCTGGCTGGCGTCGGCATCGTGATGCCGACCTGGCAGGATGCGCTCGGGCGGTACCTCCGCGGCGGCGCATAG
- a CDS encoding glycosyltransferase family 2 protein, whose product MAVPVAILIVNYRVYRHVDRALTSLRSFLRPDDEVVLVDHASDPVELAALQSRHPAVTFLPSSANPGFAAGVNRAARASRSPHLLWLNPDTELAGPVLDGLEAWLCEHPDTAVVGPRVLDPDGRVDASARRFPGPTAAIAGRSTWLTRRYPNNWLSRRNLPAREATAAMDVDWLAGACLMTRRDVFEQLGGLDEEFFLYWEDADYCRRATDAGWRCVYLPTVSVRHVGGRSAAADPAPAIRAFHRSAVRLLWKHGGRGSRLLLPIVGPAMVMWGEFRARLRRRGLPSSQ is encoded by the coding sequence GTGGCGGTGCCGGTCGCGATCCTGATCGTCAACTACCGCGTGTACCGCCACGTCGATCGCGCGTTGACCTCGCTGCGATCGTTCCTGCGTCCGGACGACGAAGTGGTGCTCGTCGATCACGCGAGCGATCCGGTCGAGCTCGCGGCTCTGCAGTCCAGGCATCCCGCGGTGACGTTCCTCCCGTCCAGTGCGAACCCAGGATTCGCCGCCGGCGTGAACCGCGCCGCGCGCGCGAGCCGGTCCCCCCATCTGCTCTGGCTCAATCCCGACACGGAGCTCGCCGGCCCGGTGCTCGACGGGCTCGAGGCATGGCTGTGCGAGCATCCCGACACGGCGGTCGTCGGCCCGCGCGTGCTGGATCCGGACGGACGCGTGGACGCATCGGCCAGACGCTTTCCCGGTCCGACGGCCGCCATCGCGGGGCGCTCGACGTGGCTCACCCGGCGATACCCGAACAACTGGTTGTCGCGGCGCAATCTGCCGGCGCGCGAGGCGACGGCGGCGATGGACGTCGACTGGCTGGCGGGAGCCTGCTTGATGACGCGGCGGGACGTCTTCGAGCAGCTCGGCGGCCTGGACGAGGAGTTCTTCCTGTACTGGGAGGATGCCGACTACTGCCGCCGCGCGACGGACGCTGGCTGGCGCTGTGTGTACCTGCCGACGGTGAGCGTGCGCCACGTGGGCGGCCGGTCGGCGGCCGCCGATCCGGCGCCGGCCATCCGCGCATTCCATCGCAGCGCCGTACGCCTGCTGTGGAAGCACGGCGGGCGCGGCAGTCGCCTCTTGCTGCCGATCGTGGGACCGGCGATGGTGATGTGGGGCGAGTTCCGCGCGCGCCTGCGCCGGCGCGGGCTCCCCTCGTCGCAGTAG
- a CDS encoding DegT/DnrJ/EryC1/StrS family aminotransferase: MTTPASRDSAVPLLDLTLQYAPLRNEILAALARVADSQQFILGPEVEALERTLAAMLEVEHAIGVSSGTDAILVALMALGIGPGSEVIVPTYSFFATAGCVSRLGATPVFVDIDETTFNLAPDAVRRVISPRTRAIIPVHLYGLAADMDALIAIAQEARVPIVEDAAQAIGARYRGRMAGSIGQAGCFSFFPSKNLGAFGDGGLVTTRDARLAQEIRLLRNHGAEPKYFHARIGGNFRLDALQAAVLRVKAPHLPAWTEARRRNAARYRRLFAEAGLDGVVELPVEPADCLHVYNQFVIRAPQRDALREHLAHRGVGTEIYYPVPFHRQECFSTLGRASDEFAVADRAAASSLALPIYGELTEAQQRRVVASVRDFFDRAPS, encoded by the coding sequence ATGACGACGCCAGCCTCACGCGACAGCGCCGTCCCGCTGCTCGATCTGACGCTGCAGTACGCGCCGCTCAGGAACGAGATTCTGGCGGCGCTCGCGCGCGTCGCCGACAGCCAGCAGTTCATCCTCGGTCCCGAAGTCGAGGCGCTCGAGCGCACGCTCGCCGCGATGCTCGAGGTCGAGCACGCGATCGGCGTGTCCTCGGGCACCGACGCCATCCTCGTCGCGCTGATGGCGCTCGGCATCGGCCCCGGCAGCGAAGTCATCGTGCCGACCTACTCGTTCTTCGCGACGGCCGGCTGCGTCAGCCGCCTGGGCGCGACGCCGGTGTTCGTCGACATCGACGAGACCACCTTCAACCTCGCGCCCGACGCCGTGCGGCGCGTGATCTCCCCGAGGACGCGCGCGATCATTCCCGTCCACCTGTACGGCCTCGCCGCCGACATGGACGCGCTGATCGCGATCGCCCAGGAGGCGCGCGTGCCGATCGTCGAAGACGCCGCGCAGGCGATCGGCGCGCGGTACCGCGGCCGCATGGCGGGCAGCATCGGCCAGGCGGGCTGCTTCTCGTTCTTTCCCTCCAAGAACCTCGGGGCGTTCGGCGACGGCGGCCTGGTCACCACGCGAGACGCGCGCCTCGCGCAGGAGATCCGGCTGCTGCGCAACCACGGCGCGGAGCCGAAGTACTTCCATGCACGGATCGGCGGCAATTTCCGCCTGGACGCGTTGCAGGCCGCCGTGCTGCGCGTGAAGGCGCCCCACCTGCCAGCGTGGACCGAGGCGCGCCGGCGCAACGCCGCGCGCTACCGGCGGCTGTTCGCAGAAGCCGGCCTCGACGGCGTCGTCGAGCTACCGGTCGAACCAGCCGATTGCCTGCACGTGTACAACCAGTTCGTCATCCGGGCACCACAGCGGGACGCCTTGCGCGAGCACCTCGCGCACCGCGGCGTCGGAACCGAGATCTATTACCCGGTGCCGTTCCATCGACAGGAGTGTTTCTCGACGCTGGGCCGTGCGTCGGACGAGTTCGCCGTGGCCGATCGCGCCGCCGCCTCGTCGCTGGCGCTGCCGATCTACGGGGAGCTGACCGAGGCGCAGCAGCGCCGTGTCGTCGCGAGCGTCCGGGACTTCTTCGACCGAGCCCCGTCATGA
- the smpB gene encoding SsrA-binding protein SmpB, producing the protein MAEQRADRLIADNRKAGHDYHLLETFEAGIALTGTEVKAAREGRVNLRDSYCRLDRAEAYLIGAHIGQYSHGGYAAHDPVRARKLLLHRAELNKLLGKTTEKGLTIVPLRMYFTKTGRVKLAIALAKGKNTIDKRETIRRREAERETRSAIKGRRAD; encoded by the coding sequence ATGGCCGAGCAACGCGCGGATCGCCTCATCGCCGACAACCGGAAAGCCGGCCACGACTACCACCTGCTCGAGACGTTCGAGGCGGGCATCGCGCTCACCGGTACGGAAGTCAAAGCCGCTCGTGAAGGGCGCGTGAACCTGCGCGACAGCTACTGCCGCCTCGATCGGGCCGAGGCCTATCTGATCGGCGCGCACATCGGGCAGTACTCGCACGGCGGCTACGCGGCGCACGACCCCGTCCGCGCGCGCAAGCTGCTGCTGCACCGCGCCGAGCTGAACAAGCTGCTGGGCAAGACGACGGAGAAGGGCCTGACGATCGTGCCGCTGCGGATGTACTTCACGAAAACGGGCCGCGTGAAGCTCGCCATCGCGCTCGCCAAGGGCAAGAACACCATCGACAAACGCGAGACGATCCGGCGCCGCGAAGCGGAGCGCGAGACGCGATCGGCGATCAAGGGGCGCCGGGCCGACTGA
- a CDS encoding thiazole synthase, with amino-acid sequence MIDPLVIAGRTFASRLVVGTGKYSSHEIMKAAHDASGTEMVTVAVRRVDLGARGPASLLDWIDTEKIFVLPNTAGCYTAEDAIRTARLGREAGLSHWVKLEVIGDERTLFPDNEALLAATRVLVKEGFVVLPYTNDDPIACRKLEEAGAAAVMPLGAPIGSGLGIQNPNNLLIIKEQARVPVIVDAGVGTASDAAVAMELGADGVLMNTAIAGAADPVMMAAAMRHAVEAGRLAFLAGRIPRKRYATASSPTTGLVTSGPAR; translated from the coding sequence ATGATCGACCCTCTGGTGATTGCCGGCCGGACGTTCGCGTCGCGTCTCGTCGTCGGCACCGGCAAGTACTCGTCGCACGAGATCATGAAAGCCGCGCACGACGCGTCCGGCACCGAGATGGTGACCGTGGCGGTGCGCCGCGTCGATCTCGGCGCACGCGGTCCAGCCTCGCTGCTCGACTGGATCGACACGGAGAAGATCTTCGTGCTGCCGAACACGGCCGGGTGCTATACGGCCGAGGACGCGATTCGCACGGCGCGGCTCGGACGCGAAGCCGGCTTGTCGCACTGGGTGAAGCTCGAGGTGATCGGCGACGAGCGCACGCTGTTCCCGGACAACGAAGCGCTGCTCGCCGCCACGCGCGTCCTCGTCAAAGAAGGGTTCGTCGTGCTGCCCTACACCAACGACGATCCGATTGCCTGCCGGAAGCTCGAGGAAGCCGGCGCGGCGGCGGTGATGCCGCTCGGCGCGCCGATCGGCTCGGGTCTCGGCATCCAGAATCCGAACAACCTGCTCATCATCAAGGAGCAGGCCCGCGTGCCCGTCATCGTCGACGCGGGCGTCGGCACGGCGTCGGATGCGGCGGTCGCGATGGAGCTCGGCGCCGACGGCGTGCTGATGAACACGGCGATTGCCGGCGCCGCCGATCCGGTCATGATGGCGGCGGCGATGAGGCACGCCGTCGAGGCGGGCCGGCTCGCGTTCCTCGCCGGACGGATTCCCAGGAAGCGGTATGCGACCGCGAGCAGCCCCACGACCGGGCTCGTGACCTCGGGCCCGGCGCGCTGA
- a CDS encoding methyltransferase domain-containing protein, which yields MSETLDARLARLEQERQDADRRYNDALTALDRAVPPDVTTPAAPTSYDASKLPDVNRAWDILPGDPPPSDGSLKGRLRGFIWRQIGPTLVAQRHFNAVLVDHLNRNVGAHEEARRTIADLTAAFAQHAAAQRHAHALLMQLLQTVTAYVDTKDRAIAGGQDVLNAGLSAIADTWLKRWESLSAREERLLRRLSAIDDVRETATLAQQTALSLKGEVERLVQMGATRTTDDSKAEETPAPERAESPALPAVDLDAFKYLAFEDRFRGSPEAIREGLAEYLPFFQGASDVLDIGCGRGEFLELLRAQGITARGLDLNRAMVEASRARGLDVVQADALAHVASLPDASLGGVFAAQVVEHLPPDYLARLLEAIARTLRPGGIVVLETINPACWLAFFESYIRDLSHVRPIHPETLQYLLRVSGLHDVRLRYRSPVADTQRLQAVPPPPAGTTPVLADLAETFNENMARLNARLFTFQDYAAIATR from the coding sequence GTGTCCGAGACGCTCGACGCACGCCTGGCACGTCTCGAACAGGAGCGGCAGGACGCCGACCGCCGCTACAACGACGCGCTGACCGCGCTCGATCGCGCGGTACCGCCGGACGTGACGACGCCGGCCGCGCCGACTTCCTACGACGCCTCGAAGCTGCCGGACGTCAATCGAGCGTGGGACATCCTGCCCGGCGATCCTCCGCCGTCGGACGGCTCGCTCAAAGGACGACTGCGCGGGTTCATCTGGCGCCAGATCGGGCCAACGCTCGTCGCCCAGCGGCACTTCAACGCGGTGCTCGTCGACCATCTCAATCGAAACGTCGGGGCGCACGAGGAAGCGCGGCGGACGATCGCGGATCTGACCGCCGCGTTCGCACAGCACGCGGCCGCCCAGCGCCACGCTCACGCGCTCCTCATGCAACTGCTCCAGACCGTCACCGCCTACGTGGACACGAAGGATCGCGCGATCGCCGGGGGCCAGGACGTCCTGAACGCCGGGCTGAGCGCGATCGCGGACACCTGGCTCAAGCGCTGGGAGTCGCTCTCGGCTCGCGAGGAGCGGCTGCTGCGTCGTCTCTCGGCCATCGACGATGTGCGAGAAACCGCGACGTTGGCGCAACAGACGGCGTTGTCGCTCAAGGGCGAGGTCGAGCGGCTGGTCCAGATGGGCGCGACGCGGACAACAGACGATTCGAAGGCGGAGGAGACGCCGGCGCCCGAACGCGCCGAATCGCCGGCGCTGCCGGCCGTCGATCTCGACGCGTTCAAGTACCTCGCGTTCGAGGACCGTTTTCGCGGCTCGCCGGAGGCCATCCGCGAGGGCCTCGCGGAGTACCTGCCGTTCTTCCAGGGCGCGAGCGATGTGCTCGACATCGGCTGCGGCCGCGGCGAGTTCCTCGAGCTGCTGCGCGCGCAGGGCATCACGGCGCGCGGCCTGGATCTGAACCGCGCGATGGTGGAGGCCTCGCGCGCGCGAGGGCTCGACGTCGTGCAGGCCGACGCGCTCGCGCACGTCGCATCGCTGCCGGACGCGTCGCTCGGCGGCGTCTTCGCCGCCCAGGTCGTGGAGCACCTGCCGCCCGACTACCTGGCGCGGCTGCTGGAGGCCATCGCCCGAACGCTCCGTCCCGGCGGCATCGTCGTGCTCGAGACGATCAACCCCGCGTGCTGGCTGGCGTTCTTCGAGAGCTACATCCGCGACCTGTCGCACGTGCGCCCGATTCATCCCGAAACGCTGCAGTACTTGCTGCGCGTGAGCGGCTTGCACGACGTGAGGCTGCGCTACCGATCGCCGGTCGCCGACACCCAGCGGCTCCAGGCCGTGCCGCCGCCGCCCGCCGGGACGACGCCGGTGCTGGCCGATCTCGCCGAGACGTTCAACGAGAACATGGCGCGGCTGAACGCCAGGCTCTTCACGTTTCAGGACTACGCGGCGATCGCGACGCGATAG
- the gmd gene encoding GDP-mannose 4,6-dehydratase — protein MAKRALITGITGQDGSYLSELLLEQGYEVTGMTRRLSSSNYWRIAHVLDRITLIPGDLLDQLSLIRALERVRPHEVYNLAAMSFVPASWEQPMLTGEFNSQGVTRVLEAVRVVDPSIRIYQASSSEMFGKVREVPQRETTPFYPRSPYGVSKVFAHYITVNYRESYDLFAVSGILFNHESPRRGLEFVTRKVTDGVARIKLGLATELRLGNLEAQRDWGFAGDYVRAMWMMLQQPTPDDYVIATGESHSVQDLVQTAFDHVGLDWRAHVVQDPAFLRPAEVDHLIGDSTKARRELGWTPSVSFEELIRMMVDADLARLQADRGQG, from the coding sequence ATGGCGAAACGCGCGCTAATCACGGGTATCACGGGACAGGACGGGTCCTATCTGTCGGAACTGCTGCTCGAGCAGGGCTACGAGGTCACCGGCATGACCAGGCGCCTGTCGAGCTCGAACTACTGGCGTATCGCGCACGTGCTCGACCGCATCACGCTCATCCCCGGGGACCTGCTCGACCAGCTCTCGCTCATCCGCGCGCTCGAGCGCGTGAGGCCGCACGAGGTCTACAACCTCGCGGCGATGTCGTTCGTGCCCGCCTCCTGGGAACAGCCGATGCTCACGGGCGAGTTCAACTCCCAGGGCGTGACCCGCGTGCTCGAGGCGGTCCGCGTCGTCGACCCGTCGATCCGGATCTATCAGGCCTCGTCGTCGGAGATGTTCGGCAAGGTCCGCGAGGTGCCGCAGCGGGAGACCACGCCGTTCTATCCGCGCAGTCCGTACGGCGTCTCGAAGGTCTTCGCGCACTACATCACGGTGAACTACCGCGAGAGCTACGACCTGTTCGCGGTCTCGGGCATCCTCTTCAACCACGAGTCGCCGCGCCGCGGCCTGGAGTTCGTCACGCGGAAGGTGACGGACGGCGTGGCGCGGATCAAGCTGGGGCTCGCCACCGAGCTGCGGCTGGGCAACCTCGAGGCCCAGCGCGACTGGGGATTCGCCGGCGACTACGTCCGGGCGATGTGGATGATGCTCCAGCAGCCGACGCCGGACGATTACGTCATCGCCACCGGCGAGAGCCACTCGGTGCAGGATCTGGTGCAGACCGCGTTCGATCACGTCGGCCTCGACTGGCGCGCGCACGTCGTCCAGGATCCGGCGTTTCTGCGGCCGGCGGAAGTCGACCATCTCATCGGCGACTCCACGAAGGCTCGCCGGGAGCTCGGCTGGACGCCCTCCGTCTCGTTCGAGGAGCTGATCCGCATGATGGTCGACGCCGATCTCGCCCGGCTCCAGGCCGACCGCGGCCAAGGTTGA
- a CDS encoding glycosyltransferase family 2 protein: protein MGMRIVVLNWNGRRWLDGCLGALAGERSDAVEVVLVDNGSTDDSIALVRERFPWVRVLALGRNVGFAQGNNEGAAGATAEYLVFLNNDTVVAPGWLAALTAPAEADPGVGLVTSRVLFMDDETIDSAGDGYLRAGGAYKINHGRPSSSAAASGEVFGACGAALLVRRTLFERLGGFAAHFFMVYEDVDLSYRARLAGARVVYASDAIVRHAGSASLGRVSPDAVFYGQRNLEWTWIRNSPRPVLLRSALAHGLYMLAGCVAYARRGLLRPWLRGKAAAIRGLPRAWADRRAIQAAAVVDAESLWRVMDAGWIGVKRREKRFDFDREPIASRSPRSPET, encoded by the coding sequence GTGGGGATGCGGATCGTCGTGCTCAACTGGAACGGCCGCCGATGGCTGGACGGCTGTCTCGGAGCGCTGGCCGGCGAACGTTCCGACGCCGTCGAGGTCGTGCTCGTCGACAACGGTTCGACCGACGACTCCATTGCGCTCGTGCGCGAGCGCTTCCCCTGGGTGCGCGTGCTCGCGCTCGGCCGGAACGTCGGCTTCGCCCAGGGCAACAACGAGGGCGCGGCGGGCGCAACCGCCGAGTACCTGGTCTTCCTCAACAACGACACCGTGGTCGCGCCCGGATGGCTCGCGGCGCTGACCGCGCCGGCCGAGGCCGATCCCGGCGTGGGCCTCGTGACGTCTCGCGTGCTGTTCATGGACGACGAGACGATCGACTCCGCCGGCGACGGCTACCTGCGCGCCGGCGGCGCGTACAAGATCAATCACGGCCGGCCGTCGTCGTCGGCCGCCGCGTCGGGCGAAGTGTTCGGCGCGTGCGGGGCGGCGTTGCTCGTGCGACGGACGCTGTTCGAGCGGCTCGGCGGCTTCGCGGCCCACTTCTTCATGGTGTACGAGGACGTCGATCTCTCGTACCGGGCACGGCTCGCCGGCGCGCGCGTCGTCTACGCGTCGGATGCGATCGTCCGGCACGCCGGCAGCGCGTCGCTCGGCCGCGTCAGTCCGGACGCGGTGTTCTACGGACAGCGGAACCTCGAGTGGACGTGGATCCGCAACTCGCCGCGGCCCGTGCTGCTGCGGTCCGCCCTCGCGCACGGGCTGTACATGCTGGCCGGGTGCGTCGCGTACGCGCGGCGCGGGCTGCTTCGGCCATGGCTGCGCGGCAAGGCGGCGGCGATCCGCGGCCTCCCGAGGGCGTGGGCGGATCGACGGGCCATCCAGGCGGCGGCCGTGGTCGACGCCGAGTCGCTCTGGCGCGTGATGGACGCCGGCTGGATCGGGGTGAAGCGACGCGAGAAGCGGTTCGACTTCGACCGCGAGCCTATCGCGTCGCGATCGCCGCGTAGTCCTGAAACGTGA
- a CDS encoding TolC family protein — protein sequence MTIAALRSLLLLLACAPLAAAQALTPELLARGVPTGNVSPEPLQLSLGGAIERGLTANLAVVASASDVRSAAASRLQALSALLPHAAATVRQSDQVLNTAAFGFTGFGDLPSLIGPFPVFDARVALSAPLFDAAALHEWRAERAMAAAAQADDRRVREIVVLAVGNVYLQALADGARVESARSQRETAQALVTLAEDQHAAGLVARIDVLRQQTQLAGARARLIDAENLLAKRKLQLARAIGLPAGQAFELSDRVDYVAAPEMTEEAGLAEALEHRQDVRSATARVDAARQARQAAASGRLPSLRLDTDLGALGTSAGTAERTYTIAASVHVPIFEGGRTAANVQRADAALHRREAELADATVGVRYDLSAALLDVKAAAARVEAAAEEAALAREALTQAQDRFRAGVASSIELVQAQEAVTRASEHYIASVYGHNLAKIELARALGEGETRFLTLVGGHP from the coding sequence ATGACCATCGCCGCCCTTCGCTCGCTGCTCCTGCTGCTCGCCTGCGCCCCGCTCGCGGCCGCACAGGCGCTCACGCCCGAACTGCTCGCTCGAGGGGTGCCCACCGGCAACGTCTCACCGGAACCGCTGCAGCTTTCGCTCGGCGGCGCCATCGAGCGCGGCTTGACGGCGAATCTCGCGGTCGTCGCGAGCGCCAGCGACGTCCGATCCGCGGCCGCCTCGCGCCTCCAGGCGCTCAGCGCGCTCCTGCCTCACGCCGCCGCCACCGTGCGCCAGAGCGATCAAGTGCTCAACACCGCCGCGTTCGGGTTCACGGGCTTCGGCGACCTGCCCAGCCTGATCGGCCCGTTCCCCGTGTTCGACGCGCGCGTGGCCCTGTCGGCGCCGTTGTTCGACGCCGCCGCCCTGCACGAGTGGCGCGCCGAGCGGGCCATGGCTGCGGCCGCGCAGGCCGACGATCGCCGCGTCCGCGAGATCGTCGTGCTCGCCGTCGGCAACGTGTACCTGCAGGCGCTCGCCGATGGCGCCCGCGTCGAGTCGGCGAGGTCGCAGCGCGAGACGGCGCAGGCGCTGGTCACGCTGGCCGAGGATCAGCACGCGGCCGGCCTCGTGGCGCGCATCGACGTCCTGCGGCAGCAGACCCAACTGGCCGGCGCGCGGGCCAGGCTCATCGACGCCGAGAACCTGCTGGCCAAGCGCAAGCTGCAGCTTGCGCGCGCCATCGGCCTGCCCGCCGGGCAGGCGTTCGAGCTGAGCGACCGCGTCGACTACGTCGCGGCCCCGGAGATGACCGAAGAGGCGGGTCTCGCGGAGGCGCTCGAGCACCGCCAGGACGTCAGGAGCGCCACCGCCCGCGTGGACGCGGCGCGACAGGCGCGACAGGCCGCCGCGAGCGGCCGGCTGCCCAGCCTCCGGCTCGATACCGACCTCGGCGCGCTCGGCACGAGCGCCGGCACGGCCGAGCGCACCTACACGATTGCCGCGAGCGTGCACGTCCCGATCTTCGAAGGCGGACGGACGGCGGCCAACGTGCAGCGCGCCGATGCGGCGCTGCACCGGCGCGAAGCCGAGCTGGCGGATGCGACGGTCGGCGTGCGGTACGACCTCTCCGCGGCGCTGCTCGACGTCAAGGCCGCCGCCGCGCGCGTGGAGGCCGCGGCCGAAGAAGCCGCGCTCGCGCGCGAGGCGCTGACACAAGCGCAGGATCGCTTCCGCGCCGGCGTCGCCAGCAGCATCGAGCTCGTTCAGGCCCAGGAGGCGGTGACCCGCGCCAGCGAGCACTACATCGCCAGCGTCTACGGGCACAACCTCGCGAAGATCGAGCTCGCGCGGGCGCTCGGCGAGGGCGAAACCCGGTTCCTGACGCTGGTGGGAGGACACCCGTAG